The sequence ATTGCGTCCATAGAGAAACTCGACGATGATCCGGTTGAGGTGGACAAAGCCCCAACTGCAGCTGATGTTCAGAGTGTGGTCTCTAGTGTTGCAGATTTGGAGTCATCGACGGAAATGAAGCAAAAATAGCGTTCAATTTCTTGTTAATATAGCCTTCGAAACTCCGAACAAAAATTCTGGAAGCGAGCCCTTTGTATGCACCACAGAGTGAGCCCGATAGCCACATTGAAACCATATATTGAAGCTGTAGCCACTGTGAATTAGGAGTAATTGAGTATAGTTAATCTATACATATGTGCGCGCTAGAGCATGCATTGCTGAAGGGCTAACGCGACATATTTCATCGGGGGCTTCGGCGGGCCGAGACGCAACAAATGCAAAACCTGCAAACAATGCAAACACCACGCTGTTGAGCTCATCCAAGGCCTGCGCGGATCTCAAGACAGTGAAGTCCAATTCAACGGAGACTGCGAATTATGTGAGACGGCGGTTATCCCATGTTTGGCTATTAATATGCGTGACATCACGCGCTACATTTCCCCTTTTCACTGACCTATCGTTTTCTTCCGTCCACTCATGTCTTTCCCGTGCCTTCGCAATGCCTTCATCCGATACACCCATTTCCAAACTCTCCGCAGCCACCGTTTTTCTACTCTCTGCGCCCAACTGCACAGTGTAAACCCTCAGAGCCAAATACCCCGCGTTCCCAATGCCTCTTCTCCTCCAAAATCCGGCTCCAGCGGCCCCGGGACGGGATCAAACTCCGGTTCAAAATCCCGGCCGCGGTCTCCGTTCCTCTCATTCGCgaaagctttctttttgaCCCTTATACCCGTTACACCAATCGTTGTCGTGTTCCGTGAGCACATAATCTCTACATACCCCGTGGGAGGGCCATCAATGGCGCCATATCTAAACGCCACATACGGcgtggaagatttggctaGGGAGACCGTCGTGGTGAGCAAGCTCTTATGGCTACGAAGCACCAGGCATGGGAAGGAAGGCGGCATTGGCGACGAAAACTGGAAGGGTCTGCATAGGGGGATGGTGGTCATGTTTCGATCGCCGCGAAATCCGGAAGTCCTGGCCATAAAGCGCATCATCGGCTTACCGGGCGACGAAGTCACACCTCGGCCTGCACCGCTGTCTTCTTACTCCGTCCAGTTCCCTCATCTTCCGGATTCTATTCATCCGACACATCCACAGATCGTCTCGTACAATCATGTCTGGGTAGAGGGTGACGCGAATGATACTAGTAAGAGTCTAGATAGCAATACTTACGGTCCCATTAGCATGAATCTAATCACAGGTCGGGTCGTTGGTGTGGTCTGGCCATGGGAGAGGAGAAGGATGTTGAGATGGGAGCTGTGGGACCCCGCAGCGAACGTTCCCGACATCGACGTGAGTGACGTGCCTGAACTCGAGTGGGAAAGAGAAGCCGGCGGGGAAGCTGGAAGAAGCCAGCGGATGAGAGTGAGGAAGAGTGTGATTTCTGTTGAGGCACCATTTGTTTCTTAAATAGACGGGGTTATTGATATAATAAGGCTGGGTTTAAAGCATAAATTTTGGTTAAGATACTCGATGCAAGGCAGTTGGATCGGATGGCTGTTATCTTTGGAATGTATCATATGCATGTATGTATTgtacaatatatatataacagTGAAGATAAGCAAGTGACGACCGAAAGATGTGCGACTGATGAAGTCGCTATTACAAAATATATATACAATGCAATCCTCAACCCTAAAAATGGCAATACACAGGCTAATTCAACAGAGACTTCACCCCTGGGGtatttccaaatctctctaAAGCAGCTCAGCTGGTTTAGCTCATAGAATAGAAACACAATGAGCGAGTAGAAACAAGCTTCCGGACGCCAGAAAATGTGATGG is a genomic window of Coccidioides posadasii str. Silveira chromosome 3, complete sequence containing:
- a CDS encoding uncharacterized protein (EggNog:ENOG410PRJJ~COG:O,U~TransMembrane:1 (i73-94o)~MEROPS:MER0000598) — encoded protein: MSFPCLRNAFIRYTHFQTLRSHRFSTLCAQLHSVNPQSQIPRVPNASSPPKSGSSGPGTGSNSGSKSRPRSPFLSFAKAFFLTLIPVTPIVVVFREHIISTYPVGGPSMAPYLNATYGVEDLARETVVVSKLLWLRSTRHGKEGGIGDENWKGLHRGMVVMFRSPRNPEVLAIKRIIGLPGDEVTPRPAPLSSYSVQFPHLPDSIHPTHPQIVSYNHVWVEGDANDTSKSLDSNTYGPISMNLITGRVVGVVWPWERRRMLRWELWDPAANVPDIDVSDVPELEWEREAGGEAGRSQRMRVRKSVISVEAPFVS